One genomic region from Anguilla rostrata isolate EN2019 chromosome 2, ASM1855537v3, whole genome shotgun sequence encodes:
- the LOC135249400 gene encoding zinc finger protein 883-like isoform X2 — protein sequence MMQAGVCLRRDTETTLPELTEQHRTRQNEEELSELEAVHTAESETECAAPGLNTLEPECVTAHSRVSDVHQRHSSLIKTETDLGSTHTGDLIKTESLDRTELGYVTHLHPDQIKTEADDGEYLHAEHISDLHIKCVDMKSDQMKCESSESLMSDLINPVMTGAGFDQKNQSESGQCAGEPSPSCKKEQIHDLQTKCGDLTHHCEVNNENNQTSPQCTQCEKCFQRTSDLNSHLRTHTREKPYKCSDCGKCFCKMSHLSIHQRIHTGEKPYKCVQCGKCFSQTSQLSIHLRIHTGEKPYKCTQCGKCFSQISHLNCHQRIHTGEKPYECTQCGKCFSTISHLNSHQRIHTGEKPYNCIQCRKCFSTNSALKIHLRIHTGEMPCKCTQCGKCFSSNSALNLHLRKHTGEKPYKCTQCEKCFSTNSALKLHLRIHTGEKPYKCPQCGKCFYQICHLSCHQRIHTGEKPYKCTQCGKCFSKISNLNSHQIIHTGEKPYQCTQCGKCFSTNSTLNKHLRIHTGEMPYKCTRCDKCFKTKSNLYSHLKIHTGEKPYQCTQCEKCFSSNSALNLHLRIHTGEKPYKCTQCGKCFSRSGTLNKHKKSHTGEKSYICSQCGKCFWTTTHLNRHQKIHSGETS from the coding sequence ATGATGCaggcaggagtctgtctgagacgggacactgagacaacactaccagagctcactgagcagcacaggaccAGACAGAATGAAGAGGAACTCAGTGAACTGGAGGCTGTCCACACAGCAGAGTCAGAGACGGAGTGTGCTgcaccaggactcaacacactggagccagagtgtgttacagcacacagcagggtcAGTGATGTACATCAGAGACACTCATCacttattaaaacagaaactgatctgggctccacccacactggGGATCTTATTAAGACAGAGAGCCTTGACCGTACAGAGCTGGGATATGTAACCCATCTGCATCCtgaccaaatcaaaacagaGGCTGATGATGGAGAATACCTTCATGCAGAACACATCAGTGACTTGCACATTAAATGTGTTGATATGAAATCTGATCAAATGAAGTGTGAATCCAGTGAAAGTTTAATGAGTGATCTCATTAATCCTGTGATGACAGGAGCTGGTTTTGACCAAAAAAACCAGTCTGAATCGGGGCAATGTGCAGGAGAGCCAAGCCCAAGCtgtaaaaaagagcaaattcatgaTCTGCAAACCAAATGTGGGGACTTAACTCATCACTGTGAggtaaacaatgaaaataatcagACCAGTCcacagtgtacacagtgtgagaaaTGTTTTCAGAGAACATCTGATTTAAACTCACACCTGAGAACTCACACgcgtgaaaagccctacaaatgttctgattgtgggaagtgcttttgcAAAATGTCTCACTTAAGTatccaccagagaattcatacgggtgaaaagccctacaaatgtgttcagtgtgggaagtgtttttcccaaacatCTCAATTAAGTATCCACCTGAGAAtccatacaggtgaaaagccctacaaatgtacccagtgtgggaagtgtttttctcagatatctcatttaaattgccaccagagaattcatacaggtgaaaagccctatgAGTGTACCCAGTGCGGAAAGTGCTTTTCCACAATATCTCATTTAAATtcccaccagagaattcatacaggtgaaaagccctacaactGTATTCAGTGTAGAAAGTGTTTTAGTACAAATTCTGCCTTAAAAatacacctgagaattcatacaggtgaaatgCCATgcaagtgtacacagtgtgggaagtgttttagTTCAAATTCTGCTTTAAATCTACACTTAAGAAaacatacaggtgaaaagccatacaagtgtacacagtgtgagaaaTGTTTTAGTACAAATTCTGCTTTAAAActacacctgagaattcatacaggtgaaaagccctacaaatgcccTCAGTGTGGCAAGTGTTTCTACCAAATATGTCATTTAAGTtgccaccagagaattcatacaggtgaaaagccttataagtgtacacagtgtgggaagtgcttttccaaaATATCTAATTTAAACAGCCACCAGataattcatacaggtgaaaagccataccaGTGTACACAatgtgggaagtgttttagTACAAATTCTACTTTAAATAAACACCttagaattcatacaggtgaaatgCCATACAAATGTACACGGTGTGACAAATGTTTTAAGACAAAATCAAATTTGTATTCTCACCTGAAAatacatacaggtgaaaagccatatcAGTGCACccagtgtgagaagtgttttagtTCAAATTCTGCTTTAAATCtccacctgagaattcatacaggtgaaaagccctacaaatgcacTCAGTGCGGCAAGTGTTTCTCTCGATCAGgtacattaaataaacacaagaagagtcatacaggtgaaaagtcTTACATATGTtcccagtgtgggaagtgcttttggACCACTACTCATTTAAATCGCCACCAGAAAATTCATTCAGGTGAAACGTCCTAG